The region TGGATGAGGATCTGCGCGTTCGACTTCAAGCCGAGCGTGATGGCCTGGTCCAGCGTCAGCGGCATAGCTCCCGGAGTCTCCTGCGGGATGACGACACCGCTGGCAAGCTGCAGCGGACGAACCACCGCGCTGGGAGCCGTGGGCAGAGCCGGATCCGGCTGTTGTGCCACTGCAAAACCACAAAAAACGCCTGCAAAAACCGGCGGCAGTACCTTCAGGCACGCACCCACGCCAGCTCTCTTCTGATTCTTTATCTGGATAGCCACAACCATTAGAGTGCCACGCCCATCCCCCGGTTGCGAAATAACCCCGAAAAAATACTACGCCGTACTATTCCCCGGAGCATGCACAGTTCTGCCGCTTCCAGCCTGCTGTTCCCAACTCCGCCGTCGCACCCGCTAAAATACTCATAGGAGTCCCATGCGTCCGATACCCATGACATTCAAGACCCGCCTCATCCATGCCGCCGCCGTTGCCGCCCTTGCGCTGCCCTTCGCTCTCACCCCGGCCGCCCACGCCCAGGAGTCCGCTCCGCCTGGACACGCCGACCCCTTCCGCGACACCTCCGTCATCAAGCTTCCCGCCGGCCAGCGCGCCGCCATCTTCGAGTTTGAAGACCTGGAGTGCCCCGCCTGCGCCCACGCAGCGCCCATCGTCTATCAGGCCATCGAGCATTACCACATCCCCTTCATTCGCCATGACTTCCCCCTCCAGATGCACATCTGGAGCCGTGACGCAGCCATCACCGCGCGTTACCTTCAGGACAAGGTCTCGCCGGAGTTGGCGGACCAGTTCCGCCGTGATGTCTTCGCGCACCAGATCAGCATCGCGTCCAAGGACGACCTCTCCAACTACACCCGGCAGTGGTTCGGAGCGCATCACCAGCAGGTTCCGTTCGTGATGGACCCGGCTGGCCGTTTCGCGGCTGAGGTTCAGGGCGACTACACTCTCGGCGAGCGCCTGGGCGTGCAGCATACCCCCACCATCGTCGTTGCCGGTCCGCACGGCTGGGTTGAGGTGAACGACGTGACCCAGCTCTACACCACCATCGACAACGTCCTGGCACAGTCTCCCGCAACGCCCGCACCGGCGCACAACATGCACAAGGTCTCGGCACCCGCCAAGTAAGAATCCCCATACGGATATAGATCGCAGGCATAAAACAGCGCGGACAGGACCTTGAGTCCCGTCCGCGCTGTTCTGTTTGAAAGGTGTTGCTGGTTACTTATCGATCGACTTCAAATTAGCCGGAGCATACCGCTCCCCGGCGATCTCATCGAGAGGCACCGCAGCCTCAAGCTCCGCAATCTCCGCGGCAGAAAGCTGAATCTCCGCCGCTGCGGCGTTCTCTTCCAGATACTTACGCCGCTTCGTTCCGGGGATGGGCACCAGGTCCTCACCCTTGGCGAGCACCCACGCCAAAGCTAGTTGCCCGGCCTTGACGCCCTTCTTCTCTGCGATCGCCTTCACCCGCTCCACGAGTACCTGATTCTTGTCGAAGGCCTCGCCGGAGAAGCGCGGGTAGCGCTCGGCACGGAAATCAGCCGGCCCCAGGTCTTCCTTCTTGGTGATGGTCGCGGTCAGAAAGCCACGGCCCAGGGGACTATACGGAACAAAGCCGATCCCCAACTCACGGACGGTGGGGAGGATCTCAGCTTCCACATGCCGCTCCCACAGCGAGTACTCGGTCTGGAGCGCGGTGATGGGATGCACCTTGTGCGCACGCCGGATGGTCGCGGGCGAGGCCTCGGACAGGCCGAGATACTTCACCTTGCCGGCCTTGACCAGCTCCGCCATCGCTCCCACGGTCTCTTCAATCGGGACGTTGGGGTCCACGCGGTGTTGATAATAAAGGTCGATATAGTCGATCCCGAGGCGCTTCAGGGATGCATCGCAGGCCGCATGGACGTACGCCGGCTTGCCGTTGATCTCCCAGAACTTGGGGTCTTCCTTCTTGCGGTGATTGGCGAACTTCGTGGCCAGAAAGACCTCGTCGCGGCGTGTCTTGAGGGTCTTGCCCAGGAGTTCCTCGTTATCGCCGATGCCGTAGGTGTCGGCGGTATCCCAGAACGTGACCCCCAGGTCGATCGCCCGGTGCAGCGTGGCGGTGGACTCCTCATCGTTCCGCTCGCCGTAAAACTCACTCATCCCCATGCAGCCGAGTCCCTCGCGGGACACCACTGCGCCTTGTGAACCAAGCTTGACTGTCTTCATGCTCATGCGCGATTAGACGCGGCGGCGCGGTGTGAAGTTCCCGGATTCACCAAGTGGTGACCATCGTTTCGGCATTCGAAGAGCCCTAACAGATATACTGAAGCTCTCTTGGTTAACAAACTCATACTCGCGAATCTCGGCCACCGTCCCCTGCGCACCTTTCTTTCCGTCCTCGCCATTGGCGTTGAGGTCACCATGATCCTCACGCTGGTCGGCGTCTCGTACGGCACACTGGACGCCAGCGCGCGACGCGCGCGCGGCATCGGCGCGGACGTCTTTGTCCGGCCTCCCGGCACCTCCGCCATGACGCTCTCCTCCGCACCCATGAGCGAAAAGATCATCCCCATTCTCGGCGCCAAGCCCGGCGTTGCTCTTGCTACCGGCACCATGGTTCAGTCCGCCGGCGGCGTATTCGAGTCCATCCAGGGCGTCGACTTTCCCACCATGAACAAGATGGCAGGCGGCTTCAAGTTTCTGGAGGGCGGTCCCTTCCAGCAGCCTGACGATATCCTCGTCGACGAGTACTACGCCAAGCAGAAAAAGGTTCACCCCGGCGACTACGTCAAGCTGATCAATCACCAGTGGCGCGTGGCCGGCATCTTTGAGTCGGGCAAGCTGGCCCGCATTCTCGCGCCCATGTCCACCCTCCAGGCTCTCACCGGCAACGAGGGCAAGATCTCCGCCGTCTACCTCAAACTCGACGACCCCGCCCACGCCGACGCCTTCGTCCAGCGCCTCAAGCAGGACCTCAACCCCGGCGACCCCGACCACGGCTACCAGATCATGACCGTGGAGGAGTTCACCTCACAGCTCACGGTCAACTCCGTCACGATGCTGAAGGACTTCATCTACGTCGTCATCGGCATCGCGTCGATTGTCGGCTTCATCGTGGTCTTCATGGCCATGTACACGGCAGTCCTTGAGCGCACACGCGAGATCGGCATCCTCAAAGCCGTCGGCGCAGGCCCCGGCTACATCCTCAACATCCTCTTTCGCGAGACGATTCTGCTCGCCCTCATCGGCACCGCCTTCGGCATCCTGATGACGTACGGCACGCAGTGGCTGATGCTGCACGCCGTGCCCGCCTCGCTGGTACAGGAGACGGTCTATAGCTGGTGGCCACGCGCCGCGGCTATTGCCATCGTCGGCGCCATCGTCGGCACCCTGGTTCCAGCCATGAAAGCCGTCCGCCAGGACGCGACCGAGGCCCTCTCCTATGAATAACGACCTCGGCCACCAGACACTCGAGCCCCTTCACGCACCCATCGTCAACGCTCCCATCATCGAAGTCCGCAACCTCATCAAGACCTACCGCGCCGGTGAAGTCGACGTAAACGCCCTCAACGGTGTCTCCCTGGACGTGGCGCGTGGCGAGTTCCTTTCGATCGTCGGCACCTCCGGCTCAGGCAAATCGACCCTCTTCAACATCCTCGGCGGCCTCACACCGCCGACCTCCGGCTCGGTTTCCATCAATGGCCGCGATCTCTCGCACATGACCGACACCCAGCGCAACGATCTCCGCAAGCGCACCGTAGGCTTCGTCTTCCAGAAGTACAACCTGCTGCCGACCCTGACGGCAGAGCAGAACATCCAGATCGTGCGCGACGTCGCCGGCCGCCCCACTGCCTTCGACGATCAGTTCCGTGAAATCCTCGCCATGCTGGGCATCGACAAGCGCATGTCCCACAAGCCCCGCGCCCTCTCCGGCGGTGAACAACAGCGCGTTGCCATCGCACGAGCGATCGTCAATGGCCCCGCGATCCTGCTGGCGGATGAGCCCACCGGGAACCTGGACAGCAAGAACTCGGACGTCGTCCTGACTCTGCTGCGCGATCTGAACAAGCGCCTGGGCCAGACGATCCTGATGATTACCCACAATCCTGAGGCCGCCGCCTACGCCGACCGCACCATCCAGATGCGCGACGGCAAGGTCGTCGCCTAAGCCAGCGTTTCCCTCTGTGCTGTACATAACAAAGCGGAACGCGCATACTCATCCCAAGCCCTGAAGCCAGCGCCCGTACCTCGGACCGTCGCAAGCAGGTACAGATGACGCACGCAGGCCCATTCCGCAACGCCATCCTCCAGAATCTCTCGCAGGGCAGCCTCGCTCGCCTCCAACTGCGCCCGGTCACCCTTGAGGTACGCCACCCCATCGAAACTCCCGGCAGCCCCATCCGTCACATCTTCTTCCTCGAAACCGGGATCGTCAGCGTTACAACCCAATTTAAGGACGGCTCAGAGGTAGAGGCCGGCATGTTTGGCTGCGACTCCCTCAGCGGCATCTCCGCCTTCATGGGCACGCGTGAAAGCCTCAACGCGGCTTACATCCAGATCGCCGGCCACGGCTATCTCTCCTCCGTCGCCCATGCCGCAGCTGAGTTTCACCTGGGCGGGCGCTTCCAGGCCTTCGCGCTGCGAGCAGTCCAGGCCCAACTCCTGCAGTCCATGCAAAGCGCCGGCTGCAACGCCACCCATGATGTCGAGCAGCGCCTCTCCCGCTGGCTCCTCCTCTGCGCGGACCGCACCGAAACGGATACCCTGGCCCTCTCGCACGAGTTCATGTCGGACATGCTCGGCTCCCGCCGCTCCACCGTCACCGTCGCCGCCGGCCATCTCAAGGACCTGGGCTACATCGAATACACCCGCGGGTCCATCCGCATTCTGAATCGCACCGGCCTGGAAAGCGTCGCATGCGAGTGCTACCGCGTCCTGCGCAACCACCTCCACGACATCACCCAATATGACAGCGGCCTGGCCACACCAGCCGCCTGAGTCAATCCTGACGCTTGTGCGGAAGCCTACCGTGCAGCCACGCCGCAGGTATTGCTGCCGGTATCGGCCACGCTGGCGATGAGCCACTTCCCGTCCACCCTCACGAGGTTGAAGAGATCCGTCCCGCAGTGGTCGACCTTGCCGTTGGCCAGGAAGTCGAAGGGCGCCCAGACGACTGCAAGATCGTGGTCGACGCGGATGAGGGGATCGTGAATCCGTTCTTCAATCTGCGTTGTGCTGGGCTTGCCGATGCGCTCGGCGAAGGCCTCGAAGGTCATCTGCGAGGGCTTGCCGTCCCGCATGAGAACCAGGGTCGCACCCGGGATGAAGGCAGCCTTGATGGCGGCAGCGTCGCGGTGGGCCATGCCAACGAAAAGCGCATCGACGGGTGTGAGGACGGCCCTTTCGTCCGGCGTCTGGGCGGGCAGCAGCGCAGGGATGGCGGCAAGCAGGAGGACTGGAAGGAGTTTCATGGGTGTGATTGTATGGGAGGCCAAGGCTCATTCATGAGGCAAGGCGGACGTGACGGTCGATTCAAACCAGCTAACTGAGGGTAAGGCACCAAATTGAGCAGAAAATGCTGATTTCTTGAGATCGACTTGAGATCGAACCCATGTGCCGCGTTATAGGATGGCTGTGTCTTGTAGACAACTAGACAAACGAGACAAATCCCTGATTTGAGGTTGTTTATGTCGCTTCTGCGTTCTTTTTCCAAGTATTTCGGTATGGCTCTGTGTGCGGGTCTTCTCTGTGCCGGCTCACCTGCGCTGCTGGGTCAGTCGTTGAAGCTGGATGATCCGGCTCCCCTGCGTGCCGGGTTGAACTCGGCGACGATCGATAGTTTCGGTGGGAACCAGTATTGGGTGCTGACGGTTGGTCCGGGCAAGTTTACCGCGACCTTCCACTTCGGCGGCACGCAGGAGGGCTTCAACACCGGTGGACGGCCGAACTTCTTTGCGGGGTTCAAGCCGAAGGTGGACGGGACCACGTTGACGCATGCGGATTTTCCCGGTGGTTCGACATGGAGCGGCACGGCGACGAAGGCGTCGAGGCTGGAGCTGGCGGTGACTCCGGCGCCGGGCTCCCTGGTGCGGCAGACGACCTCCTACACCATCGAGGTGACGGGGGCGGTTGCGTTTGGCGGGGCTGCGGGTGCGTCTGCGGGTCCATCGCCGGTCGGAATCTACCAGATCGGCATTGGCGGACACGTCGGCATCGCGAAGTTTACGGCGGATGGCCAGATTACCGCGACGACCAACGAGACCGGAACGTGGAAGGTCTTTGACGAGGACTCCAAGAGCTACGTGATTGTCTTCGCGGGAACGCGTTACTCGCTGACCTACCAGCCGGGTCGCGGGTTCATCGATAACAACGGGTACTTGACCTTCAAGCAGACCAAGTAGGTTCTTCGGTCTTGGCCAGCGGTATGGCGGCCAGTGTAAGCTGGCTGCCATCCATATGAATCAAGCTGGCGGGAAACTGAAAGAGAAGAGTCACTACGAAATTCTGGATGGACTGCGTGGTGTGGCCTCGCTGATGGTGGTGTGTTTTCACTGCTTTGAGGCGTTTGCGGATGAAAACCGCTTCAAGCAGATCATCAACCACGGCTACCTGGCGGTGGACTTCTTCTTCCTGCTGTCCGGCTTCGTGGTGGCGTACGCGTATGACGACCGCTGGGGCCGTATGACCCAGTGGGAGTTCTACAAAAGACGTCTGATCCGCCTGCAGCCGATGGTGATCGCAGGCAGCGTGATTGGAGCGGCGCTCTTCTACTTCCAGGCCGGCCCCCTGTGGCCCATGATCGCGACAGTGCCGGTCTGGAAGATGCTCCTCGTCATGCTGGTGGGCTTCACGATGATTCCGCTGCTGCCGTCCATGGACATCCGCGGCTGGCACGAGATGCATCCTCTGAACGGACCGGCGTGGTCCCTGTTCTTTGAGTACGTGGCGAATATTCTGTACGCAGTCGGGATTCGGAAGCTCTCCAACAAGGCGCTGGGAGTGCTGGTCACGCTCTCCGGAGCGTTCCTGGTGCAGTATCTGGTTTGGGGTCCGAAGGGGGATGTGATCGGCGGGTGGGCTGTAGACCACACGCAGCTGCACATCGGCTTCGCCCGGTTGCTCTACCCGTTCTTTGCGGGCATGCTCCTCATGCGGCTGGGTAAACGCATTCATCTGCGCGGAGCGTTTCTCTGGTGCAGTCTGTTGCTGGTGGCGTTGCTCGCCATGCCGAGAATCGGCGGCCCGGAGCATCTCTGGATGAACGGGCTCTATGAGGCGGCCTGCATCGTCGTGCTGTTCCCGGTGATCGTCGCAATGGGCGCAGGGGATCAGGTGCGGGGACGCTTCGCAATCAAACTCTGCAAGTTCTTCGGTGAGATCTCTTATCCGCTCTACATCACGCACTACCCGCTGATCTACATCTACACAGCCTGGGCGATCAAGAATAAGGTCCCGGCGGCACAAGGGGCTGTTGTGGGCGTGGGGCTGGTGGTGACGGCAGTGGCGATCGCATATGCCTGCCTGAAGCTGTATGACGAGCCAGTGAGGAAGTGGTTGCAACGGACTTTTAGCACAGCAGGATAGTGAAGAAGGATTCCACTGTTAGGACCTTTTCGGATCGTTGCCTTCCTGATCGGGTGTCG is a window of Granulicella tundricola MP5ACTX9 DNA encoding:
- a CDS encoding ABC transporter permease codes for the protein MVNKLILANLGHRPLRTFLSVLAIGVEVTMILTLVGVSYGTLDASARRARGIGADVFVRPPGTSAMTLSSAPMSEKIIPILGAKPGVALATGTMVQSAGGVFESIQGVDFPTMNKMAGGFKFLEGGPFQQPDDILVDEYYAKQKKVHPGDYVKLINHQWRVAGIFESGKLARILAPMSTLQALTGNEGKISAVYLKLDDPAHADAFVQRLKQDLNPGDPDHGYQIMTVEEFTSQLTVNSVTMLKDFIYVVIGIASIVGFIVVFMAMYTAVLERTREIGILKAVGAGPGYILNILFRETILLALIGTAFGILMTYGTQWLMLHAVPASLVQETVYSWWPRAAAIAIVGAIVGTLVPAMKAVRQDATEALSYE
- a CDS encoding acyltransferase family protein — protein: MNQAGGKLKEKSHYEILDGLRGVASLMVVCFHCFEAFADENRFKQIINHGYLAVDFFFLLSGFVVAYAYDDRWGRMTQWEFYKRRLIRLQPMVIAGSVIGAALFYFQAGPLWPMIATVPVWKMLLVMLVGFTMIPLLPSMDIRGWHEMHPLNGPAWSLFFEYVANILYAVGIRKLSNKALGVLVTLSGAFLVQYLVWGPKGDVIGGWAVDHTQLHIGFARLLYPFFAGMLLMRLGKRIHLRGAFLWCSLLLVALLAMPRIGGPEHLWMNGLYEAACIVVLFPVIVAMGAGDQVRGRFAIKLCKFFGEISYPLYITHYPLIYIYTAWAIKNKVPAAQGAVVGVGLVVTAVAIAYACLKLYDEPVRKWLQRTFSTAG
- a CDS encoding DsbA family protein, giving the protein MRPIPMTFKTRLIHAAAVAALALPFALTPAAHAQESAPPGHADPFRDTSVIKLPAGQRAAIFEFEDLECPACAHAAPIVYQAIEHYHIPFIRHDFPLQMHIWSRDAAITARYLQDKVSPELADQFRRDVFAHQISIASKDDLSNYTRQWFGAHHQQVPFVMDPAGRFAAEVQGDYTLGERLGVQHTPTIVVAGPHGWVEVNDVTQLYTTIDNVLAQSPATPAPAHNMHKVSAPAK
- a CDS encoding aldo/keto reductase, coding for MSMKTVKLGSQGAVVSREGLGCMGMSEFYGERNDEESTATLHRAIDLGVTFWDTADTYGIGDNEELLGKTLKTRRDEVFLATKFANHRKKEDPKFWEINGKPAYVHAACDASLKRLGIDYIDLYYQHRVDPNVPIEETVGAMAELVKAGKVKYLGLSEASPATIRRAHKVHPITALQTEYSLWERHVEAEILPTVRELGIGFVPYSPLGRGFLTATITKKEDLGPADFRAERYPRFSGEAFDKNQVLVERVKAIAEKKGVKAGQLALAWVLAKGEDLVPIPGTKRRKYLEENAAAAEIQLSAAEIAELEAAVPLDEIAGERYAPANLKSIDK
- a CDS encoding ABC transporter ATP-binding protein gives rise to the protein MNNDLGHQTLEPLHAPIVNAPIIEVRNLIKTYRAGEVDVNALNGVSLDVARGEFLSIVGTSGSGKSTLFNILGGLTPPTSGSVSINGRDLSHMTDTQRNDLRKRTVGFVFQKYNLLPTLTAEQNIQIVRDVAGRPTAFDDQFREILAMLGIDKRMSHKPRALSGGEQQRVAIARAIVNGPAILLADEPTGNLDSKNSDVVLTLLRDLNKRLGQTILMITHNPEAAAYADRTIQMRDGKVVA
- a CDS encoding nuclear transport factor 2 family protein is translated as MKLLPVLLLAAIPALLPAQTPDERAVLTPVDALFVGMAHRDAAAIKAAFIPGATLVLMRDGKPSQMTFEAFAERIGKPSTTQIEERIHDPLIRVDHDLAVVWAPFDFLANGKVDHCGTDLFNLVRVDGKWLIASVADTGSNTCGVAAR
- a CDS encoding Crp/Fnr family transcriptional regulator translates to MTHAGPFRNAILQNLSQGSLARLQLRPVTLEVRHPIETPGSPIRHIFFLETGIVSVTTQFKDGSEVEAGMFGCDSLSGISAFMGTRESLNAAYIQIAGHGYLSSVAHAAAEFHLGGRFQAFALRAVQAQLLQSMQSAGCNATHDVEQRLSRWLLLCADRTETDTLALSHEFMSDMLGSRRSTVTVAAGHLKDLGYIEYTRGSIRILNRTGLESVACECYRVLRNHLHDITQYDSGLATPAA